A genomic segment from Flavobacterium litorale encodes:
- a CDS encoding mechanosensitive ion channel family protein, with translation MEDKITELLYDPIVGKIVFLAIGVGVIWFIIKLIQRNLFSRIEQSDNRYKARKFGSFVGYILTIVLITIVFSDKLGGLTVAFGVAGAGIAFALQEVIASFAGWLAIMFGGFYKTGDRVQLGGMKGDIMDIGVLRTTLMETGQWVDGDLYNGRIVLVANSFVFKEPVFNYSGDFPFLWDELKLPIQYGSNYDKVNEILLKAGKEVAGALSEESHQKWTALQRKYMLEDAQTEPMISLVANDNWVEFTLRYVVDYKRRRATKTKMFTHILKEVDATNGEVKFASATFQLVEPSDLNVNIKNKEFTPKS, from the coding sequence ATGGAAGATAAAATTACAGAGTTATTATACGACCCCATAGTAGGTAAAATAGTTTTTCTTGCAATAGGAGTTGGAGTAATATGGTTTATTATAAAACTTATACAGCGTAATTTGTTTTCGCGTATAGAACAAAGTGATAATAGGTATAAAGCCCGAAAATTTGGAAGTTTTGTAGGGTATATACTTACTATTGTGCTAATAACTATAGTTTTTAGCGATAAATTAGGAGGTTTAACCGTAGCATTTGGTGTAGCAGGTGCGGGTATTGCTTTTGCACTACAGGAGGTAATAGCCTCTTTTGCGGGATGGCTTGCTATAATGTTTGGCGGTTTTTACAAAACGGGCGACAGAGTACAGCTAGGCGGTATGAAAGGCGACATTATGGATATTGGTGTATTGCGTACTACTTTAATGGAAACAGGGCAATGGGTAGATGGCGATTTGTATAATGGCAGGATTGTTTTGGTAGCTAATAGTTTTGTATTTAAAGAGCCTGTATTTAACTACTCGGGAGATTTTCCTTTTTTATGGGACGAATTAAAGCTGCCAATACAATATGGTAGTAATTATGATAAGGTTAATGAAATATTGCTAAAAGCAGGTAAAGAAGTAGCAGGGGCATTATCTGAAGAATCACACCAGAAATGGACAGCACTCCAGCGAAAATATATGCTTGAAGATGCCCAAACAGAACCAATGATATCGCTTGTTGCTAATGATAATTGGGTAGAGTTTACCTTACGCTATGTTGTAGACTACAAAAGGCGAAGAGCTACCAAAACAAAAATGTTTACTCATATTTTAAAAGAGGTAGATGCTACAAATGGCGAAGTTAAATTTGCATCAGCAACTTTCCAGTTGGTAGAGCCTTCTGATTTGAATGTTAATATTAAAAATAAAGAATTTACCCCTAAAAGTTAA
- the lysA gene encoding diaminopimelate decarboxylase, translated as METNQLLALTEQFGNPIYVYDATKIQSQYHKLEQAFKNVNSLRINYAVKALSNLSVLKLLKQLGSGLDTVSIQEVQLGLMAGYSPEKIIYTPNGVSMEEIEEVAALGVQINIDNLSILEQFGTKHPKTPVCIRINPHVMAGGNSNISVGHIDSKFGISIHQMPHLLRIVSNTGMRINGIHMHTGSDILDIEVFLYAAEILFNTAIQFKNLEFIDFGSGFKVPYKADDIETDIEELGKKLTKRFNNFCTEYGSELTLCFEPGKFLVSQSGYFLAKVNVVKQTTSTVFAGVDSGFNHLIRPMLYNSYHHIQNISNPNGKERFYSVVGYICETDTFAGNRRITEITEGDILCFYNAGAYCFSMASNYNSRTRPAEVLWYENQGYLIRESETFDDIVRKQIVMDFDVLNAAV; from the coding sequence ATGGAAACAAATCAGTTATTAGCCTTAACCGAACAATTTGGGAACCCTATTTATGTATATGATGCAACAAAAATACAATCGCAGTATCATAAACTCGAACAAGCTTTTAAAAATGTAAATAGCCTTCGTATAAACTATGCTGTAAAAGCATTAAGTAACCTATCAGTATTAAAGCTATTAAAACAATTAGGTTCGGGTTTAGATACCGTTTCTATACAAGAAGTTCAGTTGGGCTTAATGGCTGGTTACTCGCCTGAGAAAATTATTTACACCCCCAACGGAGTTTCTATGGAAGAAATTGAAGAAGTTGCTGCACTAGGGGTACAAATTAATATAGATAACCTCTCTATATTAGAGCAATTTGGTACAAAGCACCCCAAAACCCCTGTGTGTATACGCATAAACCCTCATGTTATGGCGGGTGGTAATAGTAACATATCCGTAGGGCATATTGATAGTAAATTTGGTATCTCAATACACCAAATGCCACATTTACTCCGTATCGTATCCAACACAGGAATGCGCATTAATGGTATTCATATGCATACAGGATCGGACATATTGGATATTGAGGTATTTTTGTACGCTGCCGAAATACTATTTAATACTGCAATACAATTTAAAAATTTAGAATTTATTGATTTTGGTAGTGGCTTTAAAGTGCCCTATAAAGCGGATGATATAGAAACAGATATTGAGGAATTGGGTAAAAAACTAACCAAACGATTCAATAACTTTTGTACGGAATATGGTAGTGAATTAACCTTATGTTTTGAGCCTGGTAAATTTTTAGTAAGCCAATCGGGCTATTTTTTAGCTAAGGTAAATGTAGTAAAACAGACTACCTCTACGGTGTTTGCGGGAGTTGATAGTGGTTTCAACCACTTAATACGCCCAATGTTATACAACTCATACCATCATATCCAAAATATAAGCAATCCCAACGGTAAAGAACGCTTTTACAGCGTAGTAGGCTATATTTGTGAAACTGATACTTTTGCAGGAAACAGAAGAATTACCGAAATTACAGAGGGCGATATACTATGCTTTTACAATGCGGGAGCCTACTGTTTTTCTATGGCTAGCAATTACAATTCTCGTACACGTCCTGCCGAAGTATTGTGGTACGAAAATCAGGGGTATTTAATTCGTGAAAGTGAAACGTTTGATGATATTGTACGTAAACAAATAGTAATGGATTTTGACGTTCTTAACGCTGCGGTTTAG
- a CDS encoding excinuclease ABC subunit B, which produces MNTYEEKLSLLSEMIAFAQIDGQVNEREYQLLSIVASQLSIEQDVFEGLFDNKAKKVVIKSEHQRILQFYRLALLMHADGVLHINEQIAIREMGINMGLSPYAMRSVLAEMKKSPSGLIDPDVLLALFRAQHN; this is translated from the coding sequence ATGAATACTTACGAAGAAAAACTAAGCTTGCTCTCTGAAATGATTGCATTTGCACAAATTGATGGGCAGGTTAACGAACGTGAGTACCAACTGCTTAGTATTGTAGCCTCGCAGCTTAGTATTGAGCAAGATGTTTTTGAGGGGCTTTTTGATAATAAAGCCAAAAAAGTTGTTATAAAATCAGAGCACCAAAGGATATTACAGTTTTATAGGTTAGCATTGTTAATGCATGCCGACGGTGTATTACACATAAATGAGCAAATTGCCATTAGAGAAATGGGAATAAATATGGGGCTTAGCCCTTATGCTATGCGAAGTGTATTGGCTGAAATGAAAAAATCGCCTAGTGGATTAATAGATCCTGATGTGTTACTGGCTTTGTTTAGGGCACAACACAATTAA
- the acs gene encoding acetate--CoA ligase, whose translation MSYYQVASLEQYFKHYNKSLREPRKFWDKIADENFTWYQKWDKVVEFDMQEAQVKWFLNAKVNITKNCIDRHLAKRGDKTAILFEPNNPDEEAQHITYNQLYDSVCKMANVLRNQGIQKGDRVCIYLPMIPELAVTVLACARIGAIHSVVFAGFSASAVASRINDSGCKMVVTADGGFRGNKTIDLKGIIDEALEKCDTVENVLVVNRTNSKINMKEGRDKWLQPLLDEALANNVAEIMDAEDPLFILYTSGSTGKPKGMLHTTAGYMVYSAYTFKNIFAYQENDIYWCTADIGWITGHSYIVYGPLLNGATTVLFEGIPSYPDFGRFWEVIDKHKVTQFYTAPTAIRALAKENWEWVNKYDLSTLKVIGSVGEPINEEAWHWYNDHVGKKKSPIVDTWWQTETGGIMISPLPFITPTKPTYATLPLPGVQPVLMDDKRNEIEGNQVVGSLCIKFPWPGMARTIWGDHERFKETYFSAYPGKYFTGDGALRDEVGYYRITGRVDDVVIVSGHNLGTAPIEDAIDEHPAVAESAIVGFPHDVKGNALYGFIILKETGEGRDRDNLSREINEHISSHIGPIAKLDKIQFVSGLPKTRSGKIMRRILRKIAEGDFANFGDTSTLLNPEIVEEIKIGKL comes from the coding sequence ATGAGTTATTATCAAGTAGCCAGTTTAGAGCAGTATTTTAAACATTACAATAAATCGTTAAGAGAGCCCAGAAAGTTTTGGGATAAAATTGCTGATGAAAATTTTACTTGGTACCAAAAATGGGATAAGGTTGTAGAATTTGATATGCAGGAAGCCCAAGTTAAGTGGTTTTTAAATGCTAAGGTTAACATTACTAAAAACTGTATTGACAGGCACTTGGCGAAAAGAGGCGATAAAACCGCTATACTTTTTGAGCCTAATAACCCTGATGAAGAAGCACAACATATTACTTATAACCAGTTGTACGATAGCGTTTGCAAAATGGCAAATGTATTGCGCAACCAAGGCATACAAAAAGGGGATAGGGTATGTATATACCTGCCCATGATACCCGAACTTGCTGTAACAGTATTAGCATGTGCCAGAATAGGAGCAATACACTCAGTAGTTTTTGCAGGATTTTCGGCATCGGCTGTTGCCAGCAGAATAAACGATAGTGGTTGCAAAATGGTTGTTACTGCCGATGGTGGCTTTAGAGGCAACAAAACTATTGATTTAAAAGGCATTATTGACGAAGCCTTAGAAAAATGTGATACTGTAGAAAACGTATTGGTTGTGAACAGAACCAACAGTAAAATAAACATGAAGGAAGGTCGTGATAAATGGCTACAACCCTTGCTAGATGAAGCTTTAGCAAATAATGTTGCTGAAATTATGGATGCCGAAGACCCTTTATTTATATTATACACATCAGGCTCTACAGGTAAGCCAAAAGGCATGCTACACACAACGGCAGGGTACATGGTATATTCAGCATACACATTTAAAAATATATTTGCTTACCAAGAAAACGACATTTATTGGTGTACTGCCGATATTGGCTGGATTACGGGGCACTCCTATATTGTATACGGCCCATTGTTAAACGGAGCAACAACAGTATTGTTTGAGGGCATACCATCGTATCCAGACTTTGGTCGTTTTTGGGAAGTGATAGACAAACACAAAGTAACCCAATTTTACACAGCACCTACAGCCATACGTGCATTGGCAAAAGAAAATTGGGAGTGGGTAAACAAATATGATTTATCTACACTAAAAGTAATCGGCTCTGTAGGAGAGCCTATTAACGAGGAGGCTTGGCACTGGTATAACGACCATGTAGGCAAGAAAAAATCGCCTATTGTAGATACGTGGTGGCAAACCGAAACAGGAGGTATTATGATATCACCATTACCATTTATAACACCAACAAAACCAACCTATGCAACGTTACCCTTACCAGGAGTACAACCTGTTTTAATGGACGATAAGCGCAACGAGATAGAAGGTAACCAGGTAGTAGGTAGCCTTTGTATAAAATTCCCGTGGCCAGGTATGGCACGAACCATTTGGGGCGACCACGAGCGTTTTAAAGAAACGTATTTTAGTGCCTATCCAGGTAAATATTTTACTGGAGATGGTGCATTGCGCGATGAAGTAGGCTATTACAGAATTACAGGACGCGTGGATGATGTAGTAATAGTATCGGGGCATAATTTAGGTACCGCACCCATTGAAGATGCTATTGATGAGCACCCAGCAGTAGCAGAATCGGCAATTGTTGGTTTTCCGCACGATGTTAAAGGAAACGCCTTATATGGTTTTATAATCCTTAAAGAAACAGGCGAGGGGCGTGATAGGGATAACCTGAGTAGAGAAATTAATGAGCATATTTCGAGCCATATAGGTCCCATTGCAAAACTAGATAAAATACAATTTGTTTCTGGGCTCCCAAAAACACGTTCGGGCAAAATAATGCGTCGTATACTACGTAAAATAGCCGAAGGTGACTTTGCTAATTTTGGCGATACCAGTACGCTTTTAAACCCCGAAATTGTTGAAGAAATTAAAATAGGAAAACTGTAA
- the sucC gene encoding ADP-forming succinate--CoA ligase subunit beta codes for MNLHEYQGKEILASHGVRIQRGVVANTPEEAVTAAKQLTEETGTGWHVIKAQIHAGGRGKGGGVKLAKNLEQVQEIAGQIIGMDLITPQTPPTGKKVHSVLIAEDVYYPGESETSEFYMSVLLDRSKGRNMIMYSTEGGMDIEEVAESTPHLIFTEEIDPAVGLQGFQARRIAFNLGLSGNAFKEMVKFVDALYKAYIGSDASMFEINPVLKSSDNKIIAVDAKVDLDDNALYRQKKYAEMRDIREENPIEVEAKEVGLNYVDLDGTVGCMVNGAGLAMATMDLIKYAGFEPANFLDVGGTADAKRVETAFRIILKDPNVKAILINIFGGIVRCDRVAQGVVDAYKNMGDSINVPIIVRLQGTNAEIAKELIDNSGMPILSATLFQEAADQVKNALS; via the coding sequence ATGAATTTACACGAATATCAAGGAAAAGAAATACTTGCCAGCCACGGAGTACGTATACAGCGCGGTGTTGTTGCTAACACACCAGAAGAAGCTGTAACGGCTGCTAAACAACTGACAGAAGAAACGGGTACGGGATGGCACGTTATTAAAGCACAGATTCATGCCGGTGGGCGCGGAAAAGGCGGTGGGGTTAAACTTGCCAAAAACCTTGAGCAAGTACAGGAGATTGCAGGGCAAATAATAGGCATGGACCTAATTACGCCACAAACGCCTCCTACAGGTAAAAAAGTACATAGTGTACTTATTGCTGAAGATGTGTACTATCCTGGAGAAAGTGAAACTTCTGAATTTTATATGTCTGTATTGTTAGACAGAAGTAAAGGGCGTAACATGATTATGTATTCTACCGAAGGTGGTATGGATATAGAAGAAGTAGCAGAAAGTACACCCCACCTTATTTTTACTGAGGAGATAGACCCAGCTGTTGGTTTACAAGGTTTCCAGGCAAGAAGAATTGCTTTTAATCTTGGTCTTTCAGGTAATGCATTTAAAGAAATGGTAAAGTTTGTAGATGCACTTTACAAAGCATATATAGGTAGCGACGCTTCGATGTTTGAGATTAACCCCGTATTAAAATCATCAGATAATAAAATAATAGCTGTAGATGCTAAGGTTGATTTGGATGATAATGCATTATACAGACAAAAGAAGTATGCTGAAATGCGTGACATACGCGAAGAAAATCCTATTGAGGTTGAGGCGAAAGAAGTTGGACTTAATTACGTAGACCTTGATGGTACTGTAGGTTGTATGGTAAACGGTGCAGGGCTTGCTATGGCAACCATGGACCTTATTAAATATGCAGGTTTTGAGCCCGCTAACTTCCTTGACGTAGGTGGTACCGCAGATGCTAAACGTGTAGAAACAGCTTTCCGTATTATATTAAAAGATCCTAACGTAAAAGCTATACTTATTAATATATTTGGTGGTATTGTACGTTGTGACCGTGTTGCACAAGGTGTAGTAGATGCTTACAAAAACATGGGCGACTCTATTAACGTACCAATTATTGTTAGGCTACAAGGTACCAATGCTGAAATAGCTAAGGAACTTATTGATAACTCTGGCATGCCTATACTATCGGCTACTTTATTCCAAGAAGCGGCAGACCAAGTTAAGAATGCTTTAAGCTAA
- a CDS encoding mechanosensitive ion channel family protein, whose product MKSILRLLKLIILLFTTNCVVAQTDSTAIDTVTANTVDISQYKEKLVMLEQQRIADSIKKAGLEAQLKSLQSTDNVKKEELQRQLDELNSREQQRIASKKAKIEALRSTAKGYPVTGFFNDTLFTLYSKLGSFSAKDRAKAISERIAVLGESYNFVADSIVIVDAETTVDLIKGESIIMSICENDALWNDTTKEVLALDYKQKISDAVVHYKHETSFVTLAKEIGLAVLVLIILLVIIRYSNKLFKWTALKIEEQEGKRITGITIKNYNLFDAKRQIRVLLIINTLVKWLVILILVYIALPIVFGIFPWTQHFAEALFSYILTPVKKIAFGFWDYLPNLITIIVIVFVFRYVLKFARFLKNEIKDGSLHINGFYKDWANPTYQIIRVLIIAFMIVVIFPYLPGSDSPIFKGVSVFLGFLFTFGSMGSLSNVIAGLVLTYMRLFKINDRVKIGEVVGDVIEKSLLVTRVRTIKNEIISIPNSTVMSSHTINYSSDTVDNKGLILYTTVTLGYDVPWKDVHEALLQAADRTALLLKEPKPFVLQTSLDDFYVSYQINAYTKEANKQAVIYSNLHQNIQDCCNEAGIEILSPHYRAARDGNMTTIPANYLDKDYKAPPFNINFDKKV is encoded by the coding sequence ATGAAAAGCATTTTACGCTTACTTAAATTAATTATACTATTATTTACTACTAACTGTGTAGTTGCTCAAACAGATAGTACAGCTATTGATACTGTTACTGCCAATACTGTAGATATTAGCCAATACAAAGAAAAGCTTGTAATGTTAGAGCAGCAACGCATAGCTGATTCTATTAAAAAAGCAGGTTTAGAGGCGCAACTAAAGTCGTTGCAAAGTACCGATAATGTAAAAAAAGAAGAGTTACAACGACAACTTGATGAGCTTAATAGCAGAGAGCAACAGCGTATAGCTAGTAAAAAAGCAAAAATAGAGGCACTGCGCTCTACAGCAAAAGGTTATCCTGTTACAGGCTTTTTTAACGATACTTTATTTACCCTTTACAGTAAATTGGGTAGTTTTTCTGCCAAAGACAGGGCTAAAGCCATATCAGAACGTATAGCCGTATTAGGCGAGAGTTACAATTTTGTTGCCGACTCTATTGTGATAGTAGATGCAGAAACAACGGTTGACCTTATAAAGGGTGAAAGCATTATAATGAGTATTTGTGAAAACGATGCACTTTGGAATGATACAACCAAAGAAGTTTTAGCTTTAGATTATAAGCAGAAAATTAGCGATGCTGTGGTACACTACAAGCATGAAACTAGCTTTGTTACACTTGCTAAAGAAATTGGGCTTGCCGTACTTGTTTTAATAATATTACTTGTTATAATACGCTACTCCAATAAGTTATTTAAATGGACGGCTTTAAAGATAGAAGAACAAGAAGGAAAACGTATTACAGGTATTACCATAAAAAATTACAATTTATTTGATGCTAAGCGTCAAATACGTGTTTTACTCATCATTAATACACTAGTAAAATGGTTAGTAATACTTATACTTGTTTATATAGCGTTACCTATAGTTTTTGGTATTTTTCCTTGGACACAGCATTTTGCTGAGGCATTATTTAGCTACATCCTTACCCCTGTTAAAAAAATAGCCTTTGGCTTTTGGGATTATCTACCCAACCTAATTACAATTATTGTAATTGTATTTGTGTTTCGCTACGTACTAAAATTTGCACGCTTCCTTAAAAACGAAATAAAAGATGGTAGCTTACACATAAACGGTTTTTATAAAGACTGGGCAAACCCTACCTATCAAATTATACGCGTACTTATAATTGCTTTTATGATAGTGGTTATATTCCCTTACCTACCAGGTAGCGACTCCCCTATTTTTAAAGGTGTATCGGTATTTTTAGGTTTTTTATTCACCTTTGGCTCAATGGGGTCATTATCCAATGTTATAGCAGGTTTAGTACTTACTTACATGCGATTGTTTAAAATTAACGATCGGGTAAAAATTGGTGAAGTTGTGGGTGATGTTATCGAAAAATCGTTATTAGTTACCCGTGTACGGACAATTAAAAACGAAATTATATCCATACCCAACTCTACGGTAATGAGTAGCCATACTATAAACTATAGCAGCGACACGGTAGATAATAAAGGATTAATATTGTATACCACCGTTACATTGGGTTATGATGTACCTTGGAAAGATGTGCACGAAGCATTACTACAGGCAGCAGACAGAACAGCACTTTTATTAAAAGAGCCTAAGCCATTTGTTTTACAAACTAGCCTCGACGATTTTTATGTATCCTACCAAATAAATGCATATACTAAAGAAGCTAATAAACAAGCTGTTATATACTCTAACTTACACCAAAATATACAAGACTGTTGTAATGAGGCAGGTATAGAAATACTATCGCCACACTACAGAGCAGCCCGTGATGGCAATATGACAACGATACCTGCTAATTATTTGGATAAAGATTATAAAGCCCCGCCTTTTAATATTAATTTTGACAAAAAAGTATAA
- a CDS encoding UDP-2,3-diacylglucosamine diphosphatase, whose product MKKRVVDLVVLSDVHLGTYGCHAKELSAYLSTIKPKTLILNGDIIDIWQFRKSYFPKSHLKVVKKLLDFAAKGTEVYYITGNHDEMLRKFSDTSMGNFSIVDKVVLNLHGKKAWFFHGDVFDSSVNHAKWIAKLGGIGYDYLILLNRLVNWGLVKMGKEPYSLSKKIKSSVKKAVKFISDFESTAAELAIENNYDFVVCGHIHEPKIETITSKKGSVTYLNSGDWIENLTALEYNKKRWKMYQHSSEVVEKEDVNIDKELSIESQLITSLLLNENIKTLKN is encoded by the coding sequence ATGAAAAAAAGAGTTGTTGACCTTGTAGTACTTTCAGACGTACACTTAGGCACTTACGGATGCCACGCTAAAGAACTCTCGGCCTATTTATCTACTATAAAACCCAAAACACTTATACTAAACGGCGACATTATAGATATTTGGCAATTCAGAAAATCATATTTTCCAAAATCGCATCTTAAAGTTGTAAAAAAGCTATTGGATTTTGCTGCTAAAGGTACTGAAGTTTATTACATAACGGGTAATCACGACGAAATGCTCCGTAAATTTAGCGATACATCTATGGGTAACTTTTCTATTGTAGATAAGGTTGTTTTAAATTTACATGGCAAAAAAGCATGGTTTTTTCATGGCGACGTTTTTGATAGTTCGGTAAATCACGCAAAATGGATTGCAAAACTAGGCGGTATTGGTTACGATTATCTCATTTTATTGAATAGGCTTGTAAACTGGGGGCTTGTAAAAATGGGCAAAGAACCCTACTCACTATCCAAAAAGATAAAATCGAGTGTAAAAAAAGCAGTTAAATTCATTTCAGATTTTGAGTCTACAGCTGCAGAACTAGCTATTGAAAATAATTACGATTTTGTTGTTTGTGGTCATATACATGAACCCAAAATAGAAACTATTACAAGTAAAAAAGGTAGTGTTACGTATTTAAACTCAGGCGATTGGATAGAAAACCTTACAGCATTGGAATATAACAAAAAACGTTGGAAAATGTACCAACATTCTAGTGAAGTAGTTGAGAAGGAAGATGTTAATATCGATAAAGAACTTAGTATTGAAAGTCAGTTAATTACTTCTTTACTTTTAAACGAAAATATAAAAACGCTCAAAAATTAG
- a CDS encoding DinB family protein, producing MKPLFQELFEYLHHYNNKVINLFLEERFISEKAIVLLNHTINAHQIWNARIMNKPNAIGVWDIRPTTVLIVQNEENYKSSLQIIDDYSISNIIAYTSSEGKKYKNSIQDILFHIINHSTYHRGQIMADYKKEGGNPISSDYIIYKRLNL from the coding sequence ATGAAACCATTATTCCAAGAGCTTTTTGAATATTTACATCATTACAATAATAAAGTTATAAACCTGTTTTTGGAGGAAAGATTTATATCAGAAAAGGCAATAGTACTTTTAAATCATACAATAAATGCTCATCAAATTTGGAATGCGCGAATAATGAATAAACCAAATGCTATTGGTGTTTGGGATATTCGTCCAACTACGGTTTTAATAGTACAGAATGAAGAGAACTATAAATCTTCTCTACAAATAATAGACGATTACTCCATAAGTAATATTATAGCATATACAAGTAGTGAAGGAAAAAAGTATAAAAATTCAATACAGGATATCTTGTTTCATATAATTAATCATTCTACTTATCATAGAGGGCAAATTATGGCTGATTATAAAAAAGAGGGAGGCAATCCCATAAGTTCGGACTATATTATTTACAAAAGATTAAACCTGTAA
- a CDS encoding porin family protein — translation MKKVFLAAIMLVGLSISAQAQEKNALGLRLGDNDGFGGEVSYQRYISSDNRLEFDLGWRDSKNYDAIKLAALYQWVWNIDGGFNWYAGVGGGLGSWEFDDGRIPDGFDDDNDSGTFFFAAGNLGIEYNFDIPIQLSLDIRPELYFGDDFREDDFGPDIALGIRYRF, via the coding sequence ATGAAAAAAGTATTTCTAGCCGCTATTATGCTAGTGGGTTTATCGATTAGTGCGCAAGCACAGGAAAAAAACGCATTGGGTTTACGTCTTGGAGATAACGACGGTTTTGGTGGAGAGGTGTCGTACCAACGTTACATTAGCTCTGATAATAGATTAGAGTTTGACTTGGGATGGCGTGACTCTAAAAATTATGATGCAATTAAACTTGCTGCGTTGTACCAATGGGTATGGAATATAGATGGTGGTTTTAACTGGTATGCTGGTGTTGGTGGTGGATTAGGAAGTTGGGAGTTTGACGATGGTAGGATTCCTGATGGTTTTGATGACGATAACGACAGTGGTACATTCTTTTTTGCTGCTGGTAATCTTGGTATAGAGTATAATTTTGATATACCAATACAGTTATCGTTGGATATACGACCAGAATTATATTTTGGTGATGATTTTAGAGAAGATGATTTCGGACCAGATATTGCGCTAGGTATTCGTTACAGATTCTAA
- a CDS encoding DUF1456 family protein, with protein sequence MNNNDIFKKLRVALQLRDDQIIEILQLVDFRISKAELGAFFRNADHPNYMECGDQVLRNFLNGLIIHLRGTKENPKNPQEVLAKNKATVQQQKGKQQPTTTTQKTAVAKKTAPKKGFNAKKAVPVVEKVKFNNGKDRKS encoded by the coding sequence ATGAACAACAACGATATTTTTAAAAAATTACGGGTTGCGTTGCAACTTCGTGACGATCAGATAATAGAGATACTACAGTTGGTAGATTTTAGAATTTCTAAAGCGGAACTGGGTGCATTTTTTAGGAATGCTGATCACCCTAACTACATGGAATGTGGCGACCAAGTACTTCGTAATTTTTTAAATGGTTTAATTATTCATTTACGTGGTACAAAGGAAAATCCTAAAAATCCGCAAGAAGTTTTAGCTAAAAATAAAGCTACTGTACAACAGCAGAAAGGCAAACAGCAGCCAACAACTACTACACAAAAAACTGCAGTTGCTAAAAAAACAGCTCCAAAAAAGGGTTTTAATGCTAAAAAAGCTGTACCTGTTGTAGAAAAGGTAAAGTTTAATAACGGTAAAGATAGGAAATCGTAA
- a CDS encoding mechanosensitive ion channel family protein produces MEELSDEIEEKLNIQEFMDIVLLSIGDTKIKISSIIFLIIFLLFSAMLLRIIKRSVYRTNRFDDAKKYSVYTLVKYFLLVIIIVLSLQILGFNLSVLMAGSAALLVGLGLGIQNLFSDYISGLIILIDSSVKVGDVIEVNGIVGTVQKIDLRTTTILTRDDKYIILPNTQLTRNELINWTHNELASRFEVTVGVDYSSDIKLVMRLLQEAVLEEENILEVPEPFVRFIDFGESSLNFSILFWVEDVFRVENAKSDLRIKIFEKFAQHNVTIPFPQRVIHNKA; encoded by the coding sequence ATGGAAGAGTTAAGCGATGAAATAGAAGAAAAACTAAATATTCAGGAATTTATGGATATTGTATTGCTATCTATTGGCGATACCAAAATTAAAATAAGCTCCATTATTTTTCTGATTATATTTTTGTTGTTTTCGGCAATGCTATTGCGCATTATTAAACGCAGTGTTTACAGAACAAACCGATTTGACGATGCCAAAAAATACTCTGTATACACCTTAGTAAAATACTTTTTACTCGTTATAATAATTGTATTGTCGTTACAAATATTAGGCTTCAACCTATCGGTACTCATGGCAGGTTCGGCAGCACTATTAGTAGGTTTAGGGCTTGGTATACAAAACTTGTTTAGCGATTATATATCGGGATTAATAATTCTTATAGATTCTTCGGTTAAGGTAGGCGATGTTATAGAGGTTAACGGTATAGTAGGTACAGTACAAAAAATAGATTTACGTACTACTACTATTTTAACCCGAGACGATAAATACATTATTTTACCCAATACCCAACTAACCCGCAACGAATTAATTAACTGGACACACAACGAACTTGCTTCGCGTTTTGAGGTAACCGTAGGCGTTGACTATTCATCTGATATTAAACTGGTAATGCGTTTATTACAGGAAGCCGTTTTGGAAGAAGAAAATATACTGGAAGTACCCGAACCGTTTGTCCGTTTTATTGATTTTGGAGAGTCTTCTTTAAATTTTTCGATACTATTTTGGGTAGAAGATGTTTTTAGAGTAGAAAATGCCAAAAGTGATTTGCGTATAAAAATATTTGAGAAATTTGCGCAACATAATGTTACCATACCGTTCCCACAACGAGTAATACACAATAAAGCATAA